AGGGCAGCCGACCCACTAATCAATGACTCAAGGGGCACTATCTGGGAAACGCATACTCCGTGAGAGAAGCAGGACCGACACACACAGAGGCATTGCGGGGCTCAGAGAAGAACAGTGTAGAAACCCGCGCTGTGTGAAGCGAGGTTGGGCCCAAGAGAAGCGGGCATGACCTGGCCATCGGGGAGGCCGGAAGCCCTCGCCTTTCTGGTCTTTCACGTTGGCAGCGCCTCTGCTGGGCCTTGGGCCGCTCACCTGCGGAAGGGGCCGCGTAAGAGGGGAAGGTGGTGGGGCGAGCGCCTGCCGCCAGGGGCTTCCCACCTGCCGCCGGGGACGCTCCTGCCCCGGGCTGGAAGGGGCGGAAAACAGCCTCGCGCACGGCAAGGGCACACGGATTTCATCCAATCCGCCAAAGCTTCCGAAGTCCTGTCCGAGGCCGCTGCGGCGACCCCAGGGCCGCCCACACCCGGTCTGCGGGGACGCGGGCTGCAGTGCCAGGCGTCGCGTGGTGGCTGAGGGAAGGGCCCGGAACCCACCCGCTGAGAAGGAGGTCCCGGTTCGGCCCCAGCCCGGCTACCTGCATCTTCCGGATGTTCTCTCTTTCCAGACTCTTCACCATGGAGTCCACCGCCTCCTGCACCCGGAGCTGCTGCAGCTCCGCCATGGCGACCCCGCGCTGCCCCGCGGCGCTCCGCGCCGGCGCCCATATGGAATCGGCGTACGGGCCCGCCCCCTCACCGCCTTTCGCCGCCCTTCACCGCCCGCCCTTCCAGGGCCCACGCCCCACCTGGCGGCCGAACAGAGCCACTGCATGCTGGTGTCCGCGAGCCCACCGCCCTCCTCCCGCTTGGGAACCGGTCACCGGGACACCTGCCCTGCGGATGCTGCTtgcctttcctcctcccctcccttgaTCCCTCCCTttacattctttaaaattatttaatgtaatttacaTACAGAGAAATACCCAGATCTTAGGCGTGCTGCTTGATGAGTTTTAACAAACCCTgtccgccgggcgcggtggcttacgcctgtaatcccagcactttgggaggccgaggcaggtggatcaactgatctcaggagtttgagaccagcctggccaacctggcgaaaccccgtctctactaaaaatacaaaaattagccgggcgtggtggcacatgtctgtagtcccagctatttgggaggctgaggcagaagaattgcttgaacctgggagggagaggttgcagtgagccgaaatcacgccgttgcactccagcctgggcgacagagtgagactctgtctctcaacaacaacaaaaacccaaactcTGTCTTGTCCCAATCTCCGTCCTTTCtaccccatctccccacccctgccctaaCTGGTCTGCTTCTGTCACTGTagattacattttctctttctagaatgtcatatgtATGTTATTATCCAATAAGTActccttttctgtctggcttttTTAGCATATTGCTAAAAAATTCTTAGCCTAATGCTTTCGAGATTGAGCTGTGTTGTTGGTTCTTTTTtgctgctgagtagtattctactgAATGGAcatttgtcgttgttgttttttgagacagggtctcattctgt
This Nomascus leucogenys isolate Asia chromosome 14, Asia_NLE_v1, whole genome shotgun sequence DNA region includes the following protein-coding sequences:
- the FAM136A gene encoding LOW QUALITY PROTEIN: protein FAM136A (The sequence of the model RefSeq protein was modified relative to this genomic sequence to represent the inferred CDS: deleted 1 base in 1 codon), whose translation is MAELQQLRVQEAVDSMVKSLERENIRKMQVAGLGPNRDLLLSGWVPGPSLSHHATPGTAAASPQTGCGRPWGRRSGLGQDFGSFGGLDEIRVPLPCARLFSAPSSPGQERPRRQVGSPWRQALAPPPSPLTRPLPQGLMFRCSASCCEDSQASMKQVHQCIERCHVPLAQAQALVTSELEKFQDRLARCTMHCNDKAKDSIDAGSKELQVKQQLDSCVTKCVDDHMHLIPTMTKKMKEALLSIGK